In one Paraburkholderia azotifigens genomic region, the following are encoded:
- a CDS encoding BON domain-containing protein has protein sequence MKTIQFLKAAGSIACVAFALNATAQTAASAPPATSESVGQHIDDGTVTTKVKAELLGAKNVKSTHIHVKTRKGIVWLSGSVPSAEDKTAAQDVVQNVSGVKGVKNHLKIAAE, from the coding sequence ATGAAAACCATCCAGTTCCTCAAGGCCGCAGGCAGCATCGCATGTGTTGCATTCGCACTGAACGCGACGGCGCAAACAGCGGCATCCGCACCGCCCGCGACCTCCGAGTCCGTCGGTCAGCACATCGACGACGGCACGGTGACCACCAAGGTCAAGGCCGAACTGCTCGGCGCAAAGAACGTGAAGTCCACGCATATCCACGTGAAGACCCGCAAGGGCATCGTCTGGCTGTCGGGCTCGGTGCCTTCCGCCGAGGACAAGACGGCTGCGCAGGACGTCGTGCAAAACGTGTCCGGCGTGAAGGGCGTGAAGAACCACCTGAAGATCGCGGCTGAATAA
- a CDS encoding DNA topoisomerase IB encodes MKTMTRGTIDAIAEGLSNTLPAGLRHADDTRPGFTRKKLRNAFVYFDLDGKRIGDDAQIARINALAIPPAYTDVWICPDPRGHIQATGRDARGRKQYRYHPQWRETRDADKFSRMAAFGQALPKIRARVARDLTRDGMPREKVIAAVVHLLDTTLIRIGSVEYARENQSYGLTTLRKKHVTIRAGEVRFRFAGKSGIEHDVTVDNPRVKRIIRQCAELPGHDLFKYVDEEGARHTIGSADINDYLREVSHADFTAKDYRTWAGSVYAMAALRELVCESAADARRHVVATVKDVATLLRNTPAVCRRCYIHPEVIAAFEAGELQALLPQRTKRYMKVDEAAFAALLAHVQKRERLASRSARKNGKASARADAEKDIENRRLATLLRKSRALRKQTGARKRAAGAAR; translated from the coding sequence ATGAAAACGATGACACGCGGCACGATTGACGCGATCGCCGAAGGTCTGTCGAATACCTTGCCCGCAGGCTTGCGGCACGCGGACGATACGCGGCCCGGCTTCACCCGCAAAAAGCTGCGCAACGCGTTCGTCTATTTCGATCTCGACGGCAAGCGCATCGGCGATGACGCGCAGATCGCGCGCATCAACGCATTGGCGATACCGCCCGCCTATACCGACGTGTGGATCTGCCCCGACCCGCGCGGCCACATTCAGGCGACGGGACGCGATGCACGCGGCCGCAAGCAGTATCGCTACCACCCGCAATGGCGCGAGACGCGCGACGCCGACAAGTTCAGCCGCATGGCTGCGTTCGGCCAGGCGCTGCCGAAGATACGCGCACGCGTCGCACGCGATCTCACGCGTGACGGCATGCCGCGCGAGAAGGTGATCGCGGCGGTCGTGCATCTGCTCGACACGACGCTGATCCGTATCGGCAGTGTCGAATATGCGCGTGAAAACCAGTCGTATGGGCTCACGACGCTGCGCAAGAAGCACGTCACCATTCGCGCGGGCGAAGTGCGTTTCCGGTTCGCAGGAAAGAGCGGCATCGAGCACGACGTGACAGTCGACAATCCGCGCGTGAAGCGCATCATCCGCCAGTGCGCGGAACTGCCGGGCCACGATCTCTTCAAGTATGTCGACGAGGAAGGCGCGCGCCATACGATCGGCTCGGCCGACATCAACGATTACCTGCGCGAAGTGAGCCACGCGGATTTCACCGCGAAGGACTACCGCACATGGGCGGGCAGCGTGTACGCAATGGCCGCGCTGCGCGAACTCGTGTGCGAGAGCGCCGCCGACGCGCGCCGCCATGTCGTCGCGACCGTGAAGGACGTTGCGACGCTGCTGCGCAATACGCCCGCTGTTTGCCGGCGCTGCTATATCCATCCCGAAGTGATCGCCGCGTTCGAAGCGGGCGAACTGCAGGCGTTGCTGCCGCAGCGCACGAAACGCTACATGAAGGTCGACGAGGCCGCATTCGCCGCGCTGCTCGCCCACGTGCAAAAGCGCGAGCGGCTCGCAAGCCGCAGCGCGCGTAAAAACGGCAAGGCATCCGCGCGTGCGGATGCCGAAAAGGACATCGAAAACAGGCGGCTCGCGACGCTGCTCAGAAAGTCTCGCGCGCTGCGCAAGCAGACGGGTGCGCGAAAGCGCGCCGCCGGTGCCGCCCGGTAA
- a CDS encoding DUF3175 domain-containing protein, producing MMATTTKHSGTSRSKKPVAHASTRKKGGRPARQRHSQAQAAHRERSAASSRSKRNSKYWSHHVMETSDAMDIEKDIFKTGSADEIAQSLKRSSTHSKRRKGTPFQSAMSMLNFYINRAGRNLPKTRKNTLQQAKRKLREAFGRAP from the coding sequence ATGATGGCTACCACCACGAAACACAGCGGCACATCGCGCTCGAAGAAGCCCGTCGCGCATGCGTCGACGCGCAAGAAAGGCGGCCGTCCGGCTCGCCAACGCCACTCGCAGGCGCAGGCCGCACATCGCGAACGTTCGGCGGCTTCGAGCCGCTCAAAGCGTAATTCGAAGTACTGGTCGCATCATGTGATGGAAACCAGCGACGCGATGGACATCGAGAAAGACATCTTCAAGACGGGGTCCGCCGATGAGATCGCGCAATCGCTGAAGCGCTCATCGACGCACAGCAAACGGCGCAAGGGCACGCCGTTCCAGTCGGCGATGTCGATGCTCAATTTCTACATCAACCGCGCAGGCCGCAATCTGCCGAAGACGCGCAAGAACACGCTGCAGCAGGCCAAACGCAAGCTGCGCGAAGCGTTCGGCCGCGCGCCGTGA
- a CDS encoding PA2169 family four-helix-bundle protein: MATNVIAVLNDLIETSKDGERGFMKAAREVRHASVKEALLESADRCTQGARELQDVVLKLGGKPESGGSMAGALHRGWLDVKSAVGSRADHAILADCEKGEDAAKKRFHDALDKDLPADVRAVVERLYHGVSQNHDRIRAMHDQYAAMKA; encoded by the coding sequence ATGGCGACGAATGTCATTGCCGTGCTGAACGATCTGATCGAGACATCGAAAGATGGTGAGCGCGGCTTCATGAAAGCAGCGAGGGAAGTTCGCCACGCGAGCGTCAAGGAAGCGCTGCTCGAAAGCGCGGATCGTTGCACGCAAGGTGCGCGCGAATTGCAGGACGTCGTGCTGAAGCTTGGCGGCAAACCGGAGAGCGGCGGCAGCATGGCGGGTGCGTTACATCGCGGATGGCTCGATGTGAAGTCGGCGGTCGGCAGCCGCGCGGATCACGCTATCCTCGCCGATTGCGAAAAGGGCGAAGACGCCGCTAAAAAGCGCTTTCACGACGCACTCGACAAGGACTTGCCGGCAGATGTGCGTGCTGTCGTCGAGCGGCTCTACCACGGCGTATCGCAGAATCACGACCGCATTCGCGCGATGCACGATCAGTACGCGGCGATGAAAGCCTGA
- a CDS encoding DUF4142 domain-containing protein — MMIRPFRSFIRAFASPVAVAAAVVFGAACLPASAQTKLSPGDTQFAQDASQADATEIAASKLALASSSNPQVKKFAQQMIADHTKLARSLDVVATQKGLGKPPGADSALIGKLQGLKGDDFDKVYIEEVAVGGHQKAVELFQKESESGNDAQLKAAAARALPTIRHHLAMAQQLANARKASS; from the coding sequence ATGATGATTCGCCCATTCCGCTCGTTCATTCGAGCCTTTGCTTCGCCTGTTGCCGTCGCTGCCGCTGTCGTATTCGGCGCCGCGTGTCTGCCCGCGAGCGCGCAGACGAAGCTCTCGCCGGGCGATACGCAGTTTGCGCAGGATGCGTCGCAGGCGGACGCGACGGAGATCGCGGCGAGCAAGCTGGCTCTTGCCAGTTCTTCGAACCCGCAGGTGAAGAAGTTCGCGCAGCAGATGATCGCCGATCACACGAAGCTCGCGCGCAGCCTCGACGTCGTCGCGACGCAAAAGGGTCTCGGCAAGCCGCCGGGCGCGGACTCTGCGCTGATCGGCAAACTACAGGGCCTGAAGGGCGACGACTTCGACAAGGTCTATATCGAAGAGGTCGCAGTGGGCGGCCATCAGAAAGCCGTCGAACTGTTCCAGAAGGAAAGCGAAAGCGGCAACGATGCGCAGCTGAAAGCGGCGGCGGCGCGCGCGCTTCCGACTATCCGCCACCATCTCGCGATGGCCCAGCAACTCGCCAATGCACGCAAGGCTTCGTCATGA
- a CDS encoding type 1 glutamine amidotransferase domain-containing protein, producing the protein MAHALAGCKVAVLAVDGFEQAELIEPRRALTEAGATVHVISARAGKIQGFRHVDKGDSVDVDATFDKAAPGDYDAVVLPGGVVNGDAIRLLPQAQAFVKAVDQAKKPVAVICHGTWLPVSAGLVKGRTVTSWPSLQDDIRNAGGTWVDKEVVEDGNFITSRKPDDLPAFNRALIAQLSKKKAA; encoded by the coding sequence ATGGCTCACGCACTCGCGGGATGCAAGGTGGCCGTACTGGCCGTCGACGGATTTGAACAGGCCGAGTTGATCGAGCCGCGCCGCGCGCTCACGGAAGCGGGCGCGACCGTCCACGTAATTTCTGCCAGGGCGGGGAAGATTCAGGGCTTCAGGCATGTGGACAAGGGCGACAGCGTCGATGTCGATGCGACCTTCGACAAGGCTGCCCCAGGCGATTACGACGCAGTGGTGCTGCCGGGCGGTGTCGTGAACGGCGATGCGATCCGTCTGCTGCCGCAGGCGCAGGCCTTCGTGAAGGCCGTCGATCAGGCGAAAAAACCGGTTGCCGTGATCTGCCACGGCACATGGCTGCCCGTGTCGGCGGGACTGGTCAAGGGCCGCACGGTGACGAGCTGGCCGAGCCTGCAGGACGACATTCGCAATGCGGGCGGCACGTGGGTCGACAAGGAAGTGGTCGAGGACGGCAACTTCATCACGAGCCGCAAACCCGACGATCTGCCCGCGTTCAACAGAGCGCTGATCGCGCAACTGTCGAAGAAGAAAGCGGCGTGA
- a CDS encoding DUF1488 domain-containing protein: protein MNGIIKVFMPRAAYEDSLMHITFTDEAPVFDGSSLTVRFTARVDGEPVVCAISAEALEDHFGADSLLEDALIGAFERGRARIRSVCAEALDENGGESVILHSGLFRVDGMEPDRSLKT from the coding sequence ATGAACGGAATCATCAAGGTGTTCATGCCGCGTGCGGCGTACGAGGACTCTCTCATGCACATCACATTCACCGATGAGGCTCCCGTGTTCGATGGGTCGAGCCTGACCGTGCGCTTCACGGCGCGCGTGGACGGCGAGCCTGTCGTGTGCGCGATTTCCGCGGAGGCGCTGGAAGACCACTTCGGCGCGGATTCGCTGCTGGAAGATGCGTTGATCGGCGCGTTCGAACGCGGGCGCGCGCGTATCCGTTCGGTGTGTGCGGAAGCGCTCGATGAGAACGGCGGCGAAAGCGTGATCCTGCACAGCGGGCTGTTCCGCGTCGACGGCATGGAGCCGGATCGTAGTCTCAAGACGTGA
- a CDS encoding HAD family hydrolase: protein MRISTSFLFDLDGTLVDSVYQHVLAWKEALDEEGIELSVWRIHRKIGMSGGLFTNQLLRETGGDMSIERVERLRRAHARAYKQLHAQVRPLPGAKALLAALTESGTPWAIATSGRMETAAVNLEALGVDPSKTVVVTRDDVKYAKPDPDLFVAAAHRLKVQIEHAIVVGDSIWDMLAARRCRALGVGLLSGGYGQEELERSGALRVYEDPADLLEHLDEIAARP from the coding sequence ATGCGTATCTCGACATCGTTTCTGTTCGACCTCGACGGCACGCTCGTCGACAGCGTGTATCAGCATGTGCTCGCATGGAAAGAGGCACTCGACGAAGAAGGCATCGAGTTGTCGGTGTGGCGCATCCATCGCAAGATCGGCATGAGCGGCGGGCTCTTCACGAATCAGCTGTTGCGCGAAACGGGCGGCGACATGAGCATCGAACGCGTCGAGCGGCTGCGGCGCGCGCACGCCCGCGCGTACAAGCAGTTGCACGCGCAGGTGCGGCCACTGCCCGGCGCGAAGGCGCTGCTGGCTGCGTTGACGGAAAGCGGCACGCCGTGGGCGATTGCGACCAGCGGACGAATGGAAACGGCCGCCGTGAATCTCGAGGCGCTCGGCGTCGACCCGTCGAAGACCGTCGTCGTGACGCGCGACGACGTCAAATACGCGAAGCCCGATCCCGACCTGTTCGTCGCAGCAGCACATCGTCTGAAGGTGCAGATCGAGCATGCCATCGTCGTCGGCGACAGCATCTGGGACATGCTTGCCGCGCGCCGCTGCCGCGCGCTCGGCGTCGGCCTGCTGTCGGGCGGCTACGGCCAGGAAGAACTCGAGCGCTCCGGCGCGCTGCGCGTCTATGAAGATCCGGCGGATCTGCTCGAGCACCTCGACGAAATCGCTGCACGGCCTTAA
- a CDS encoding PRC-barrel domain-containing protein — MTLQNQTGAGANIVGATRGTTRGPGPDVMAADTLDGDKVLSADGDDIGKIKDIMLDVRSGRIAYAVLSSGGFLGIGDKLLAIPWSALTLHVDRKCFLLDMPTQSVKNAPGFNKDHWPSMADPTWATSIHQYYGREPYWGNTGGNPGGNDEWRDKKSGVGDVEPGSSDAPEAGGVKL, encoded by the coding sequence ATGACGCTGCAGAACCAGACGGGCGCAGGCGCGAACATCGTCGGCGCGACACGCGGCACGACGCGCGGCCCGGGGCCCGACGTGATGGCGGCCGACACGCTCGATGGCGACAAGGTGCTGAGCGCCGATGGCGACGACATCGGCAAGATCAAGGACATCATGCTCGACGTGCGCTCGGGGCGCATCGCCTACGCGGTGCTGTCGAGCGGCGGCTTTCTCGGCATCGGCGACAAGCTGCTCGCGATCCCATGGAGCGCGCTCACGCTCCACGTGGATCGCAAATGCTTTCTGCTCGACATGCCGACGCAGAGCGTGAAGAACGCGCCGGGTTTCAACAAGGATCATTGGCCGTCGATGGCCGATCCGACTTGGGCCACGTCGATCCATCAGTATTACGGGCGCGAGCCGTACTGGGGCAACACCGGGGGCAACCCCGGGGGCAACGACGAGTGGCGCGACAAGAAATCTGGCGTCGGCGATGTCGAGCCCGGCTCGTCGGACGCGCCCGAGGCCGGGGGCGTCAAGCTGTAG